The Paraburkholderia megapolitana genomic sequence GTCGATCTCGCGGGGGTCGTGCTGAATTCGCCGATCATGAACTACAACACCGCGTGCGATACCGGTTACGGCACCGACTGCACCGGCTTTCTGCCCAGCTTCGGCGCGGTGTCCACCTACTACGGGGTAAGCAGCAAACCCTCGACCACCACGCTGCCTACCTACATTCAGCAACTGCAAGGCTTCGCCTCGGGCTCGTATCAGCCCGCCGTCAAGTCGTTCCTCGCGAGCAAGACGCCACCATCGGGCGGCGTGCTTGCGCAACTGACCGGCTACACGGGCTTCGCATCGCAGGTGTGGCTCGACAACTTCAACATGGACCCCGGTACGTATCGCTCGAAAATCAAACCGGGCTATGCCGTCGACGTCAACGACGGCCGGCTCAACGCGCTCACGGGCGGCGCTCCGACCAGCTACTACGACAGCGCGTTCTCCGACCAGATCAAGACGTACCTGCCGCAAGGGCTGGGCTACAGCGTGAAGACGGACTACTCGATGTCCGCGGGCGATACGTGGGACTGGCAGCACGACGGCCTGCCGCAGCCCGATTCGGTACCGGATCTCGCCTCCGCCATCGCGCAGAACCCGCAGCTGAAAGTACTGGTCATGCATGGTTATCACGACCTCAACTGTCCGTACTTCCAGACCGAAATGGAACTGGGCCGAATGGGCAATGTGCCGAATCTGCGCGTGCGGCTCTTCGAAGGCGGGCATATGACGTACCTCAACGAAAGCTCGCGCGCACCGATGAAGACCGAACTGCACACGTTCTACAACGCGACCGGCACCGCCGTTCGTTGATCCGGCTATCGAAGCGCGAGGCGACCTCTTCAACGTCGCCTCGCGCCGGCAAAACAGATTCGAACAAGGAGCAATCAGTGAAGAATTCTCGTGGTGTGTGGGCATCGATCGCGATGATCGGCGCCATGGTTTGTGTTCCTCAATGGGTCCAGGCTGGCAGCGACGACAGTGCTGCATCGGCACCGGACAGCGCACAAAGTCCGGCGCGCTCGCCCGAACAGATTCACGTGCAGCCGGGTGTGCCACGCTCCAGCCAGCCCGCATTGTCGGGCAAGGCGCTGGACGCGCATGTCCTGACGCAATTGAAGCAACGCTTCGACGCCGCCGATACGGACCATACCGGTCGAATCAGCGTCGATCAGGCGCGCAGCGCGGGATGGGGTTATCTGGTCAATCACTTCGGTCAGATCGACAAGGCGGGCCGCGGCACCGTCAGCTTCGATGAAATCGCCAGCTACATGCGCGGCATGGGTGCCCGGATGTAATTGTCAGGGCTCCGAACTCACACTCAATTCACACACGAGTGAAAATTTCCGGAGCCCGACTGGTCCCCTTTCATTTCGCATTCGTCTTTAGAACAAGATCGCAAGGACCGGTTAGCGGAGAGCCGGTCCTTGCACGAACATCGATCGGCGTACAGCTCATCAAACGCGTGCCACAGATCTCACCGCGTAGAAGCCGCGTACAACTACTCAACATAACTTAGAGGTTCTGGAATGGTCGACAGACTTATTCATTACGCTCGCTATGGATGTGCATTCGGTCTGCTCGTTTCGCTGCTCAGCGCATGCGGTGGCGACAACAAGATCGCGAGTAATCCGGCATCGAATCAGGCAGCAGGCAGTCCGCAGCAACCCGGCCCGGCCGCGCCCGCTCCGGCCAGTACGCCCGCGGTGGCGGCCGATCAGGCCTACGCAGATCCGAATCAATACAGCACCGATCCCGATGACGGACTACCGGCAAACAGCGCCTTCGATCAGGCCGCCGTCACGCATCACACGATGACGCTGAACGGCAAGACCGTGAGCTACACGGCTACGGCGGGTCATTTGACAGCGATCGCACCGAATGCCGATGCGTCCAAACCGGCCGATAAGGAGGTGTCGTTCTTCTATGTCGCCTATACGCAGGACAACCAGCCGCTCGGCAAGCGCCCGGTTACGTTCTTCTGGAACGGCGGACCGGGCTCGTCGACGATCTGGTTGCATCTGGGTTCGTGGGGGCCGAAAACGTTTCAGGTCGACGAGGCCAGCTTTACGCCCGACCAGTTGCAGACGCAGCCCAAGAGTTTCCCCATGGTCGACAACGACGTGAGCATGCTCGACGACAGCGATCTGGTCTTCGTCGATGCACCGGGCACCGGTTTCTCGGAAGCGATCGCGCCGCACAAGAACAGCGAGTTCTGGGGTGTCGATGAGGATACCAAGGCCTTCCGCGACTTCATTACGCGCTATATCGCGGTCAACAAACGGCAGACCTCGCCGAAGTATCTGTACGGCGAATCGTATGGCGGCATCCGTACGCCGATCGTCGCGGACCTGCTCGAACAGGCAGGTAGTCCTGGGCAAGGCGGTCCGGCATTGACGGGCGTGATATTGAATTCGCCGATCCTGAGCTACAAGACCAACTGCGAACGCTCCAGCAGTTTCTCGTGCGAGGGGTTCATCCCGAGTTATGGTGCCGTCGCCTTCTCGAAGAAAGTTGCGACCGACCCGCTGGCCGGCACACTTGCACTGCCCGACTACGTCAACCAGGTGCGGTTGTTCTCGGCACAGTACTGGGTTCCGTCGCTGTCGCCGTATCTTCAGAACACTGCTAGCGGGAAATGGAAACCGAAGGACCCTAGCTCGTTTCCTCAAGACCAGCAAACCCTGTTCGGCTTGCTGGCTGCAAAGACCGGACTCAGCACCGCGAACTGGGCAGCCAGCTTCAATATGCAACCGCAGAAATTCGAATCGAGCATGATCACCAAGCTCGGTTTGGGTAACGACGCTTCGCATATGGACCGGTACAACGGTATGGTCACCATCCCGCAGAGCGCGACCTACGATGCGCAGAGCTACAACGATCTCGCCTTCCAGAACCAGATCAAGGACTTTCTGCCGAACTTCCTGAAGTACACGAGCAAAACGGCGTACGCGGTGGAGCCCGATGATCCCTACTGGGGATGGGACTGGAATCACGGTAGCGACAAGTCGAATCACCCGACCTCGTTACCGGATCTGACCGATGCACTCACGCTCGATCCGAAGCTGAAAGTGGTCGTGTTCCACGGGTATCACGATCTCGCTTGCCCGCTTCATCAGAGCGAGCTCGATCTGGGCGGTGCCGATCTGGCCGCGACCGTGCCCGTCAAGGCATTCCCCGGCGGCCACATGATCTACCTGACAAAGGACTCGCGACACCCGATGAAGCAGGCAATCGACACCTTCTTTAGTTCGGCGTCGACAGTGGCGCTTCAGGACTGACTTCGACAGCATTCACTTCGATTGAAATGAGGCAGCAATGAAAACTCTTTGCTTAAAAGCGCTTCTGGCCGCAGTCGGTCTGACTTCCGTAGCGGCAGCGCTTGCGAATCCGTATGTGAGCGCGGGCGCTACCGGCGTCGATGCCGATGCGCCGATGCAGTTGCTCAAGGTGGGTGACCGGATCGGCACACCGCCCCCGATCCTGTGGGCACCGCAGTCCCCGAGGCCGAGGGACAAACGTTGCGGGATCAGGTTCTCGCCAACATGAAGCAGCGTTTCGACGCGGCCGCTGATCCGTCGACCCACCTTCTCTCGCTCGCTGACGCAAAGCGTTCGGGCTGGGGCTATATCGCGGACCACTTCAGCGCGATCGATCGCTCGGGTAGCGGTTACGTGAGCTTCGACGACCTCAAGCGTTACCTCAAGGCCAAAAAGGGTGCGGCGTTCGCAAATTCGTAGCCGCTAGTCGGTAACTAGTCGGCCACTAATCGCACAGTCCGGCGCATCGCTGCGTGGCAATACGCAAACGACGCGCCGGCCTTCGCGCTCATCCTTCGATCAGATGTGTGCCGTGCGTGATCGCGGCACCCGCGCGCAACGCTGCGGCGATAAAGGTCACTTCGGCCAGTTCGGCCTCGGTTGCGCCTGCCTTGAGCGCAGCGCCACGATGAATCTCGAGGCAGTAAGGACATTGCGTCGTCAACGCGACGGCCAGTGCGATCAGTTCCTTGTACTTGCGCGGCACCGCGCCGTCGGCCAGCGCCGCCTTGTCGAATGCAACAAACGCATCCCACGCGCCCGACGCCTTCGCACCCAGCGCGGGCAATTTCGTCATGTTCTTCATGTCGTACATGTGTCGTTCCTCCTGCTGTCGCATAGTGAAATGCCATGCCGCAATGGCCATGGCGCCTTGTCTCCCCTACGCAGCTAAAGACGGCTGCTTACTGGTCATTTTCAATTTCGGGCTGTTCCGTACGAGCGTGCATTCCGACCGCTTGCCGGCAGCCTGCAACGCTTAACCGGCAATCGTCTTTCGCTCTGTGCGCACGCACACATTGCACGTTAGCCAGCGCTGCGATTACCGGCCGTGACCAACCTTGCAGCGTCGACCGGCCCGGTGGCCCGGCACCTGACAATTATTTCTCCGTTGTTACCGCGTAACTGCGGGAAAAAGACCCGTAACCCGCATCCACAGCGGGTTGCCTAGCATCGTCGCACGCTGCCCGCCCCTGCCCTGACGATCGCCGATGAACCTCTCACGCCCCTTCATCGAACGCCCTGTTGCGACGACGCTCCTTGCGCTGGGCGTCGCGCTTGCAGGTGTGTTTGCTTTCGTCAGACTACCGGTCGCGCCGCTACCTCAGATCGACTTTCCGACTATTTCCGTGCAGGCCAGTCTGCCCGGCGCGAGCCCCGATACCGTCGCAAACAGCGTGGCAAGTCCGCTGGAACGACACCTCGGCACGATTGCCGACGTCACCGAAATGACCTCGCAAAGCTCCGTCGGCTCTGCGCGTGTGACGCTACAGTTCGGGCTCGATCGCGATATCGACGGAGCGGCGCGCGATGTCCAGGCCGCGATCAATGCAGCGCGTGCCGATCTGCCGGCGAGCCTCAAGAGCAATCCGACGTATCACAAGGTCAATCCCGCCGATGCGCCGATCCTGATTCTGGCGCTCACCTCGCACACGTTGCCGCGTGCGAAACTCTACGATCTCGCCTCGACGATACTCGCGCAATCGCTGTCG encodes the following:
- a CDS encoding EF-hand domain-containing protein; this translates as MKNSRGVWASIAMIGAMVCVPQWVQAGSDDSAASAPDSAQSPARSPEQIHVQPGVPRSSQPALSGKALDAHVLTQLKQRFDAADTDHTGRISVDQARSAGWGYLVNHFGQIDKAGRGTVSFDEIASYMRGMGARM
- a CDS encoding S10 family serine carboxypeptidase-like protein, which codes for MRLPFALFLTTMLIAACGGDVGSSTSTASTQPGAPASAAPPSTPSTPSTPEQSLAADQPYSDPLSYSSAADASLTAPVAERAAVVHRRLKLNDGSTLTYTGTTGHLTASDANGKAEASVFYVAYTADGKPPGSRPVTFLFNGGPVSATVWLHLGSWGPKRIVTHVPDASTKSFPLVDSPDTLLSDSDLVFIDAIGVGYSEAIAPNTNQTFWGVDEDARLFRDFITRYIAVNKRQTSPKYLYGESYAGIRTPVLANMLETAGVDLAGVVLNSPIMNYNTACDTGYGTDCTGFLPSFGAVSTYYGVSSKPSTTTLPTYIQQLQGFASGSYQPAVKSFLASKTPPSGGVLAQLTGYTGFASQVWLDNFNMDPGTYRSKIKPGYAVDVNDGRLNALTGGAPTSYYDSAFSDQIKTYLPQGLGYSVKTDYSMSAGDTWDWQHDGLPQPDSVPDLASAIAQNPQLKVLVMHGYHDLNCPYFQTEMELGRMGNVPNLRVRLFEGGHMTYLNESSRAPMKTELHTFYNATGTAVR
- a CDS encoding carboxymuconolactone decarboxylase family protein, encoding MYDMKNMTKLPALGAKASGAWDAFVAFDKAALADGAVPRKYKELIALAVALTTQCPYCLEIHRGAALKAGATEAELAEVTFIAAALRAGAAITHGTHLIEG
- a CDS encoding S10 family serine carboxypeptidase-like protein: MVDRLIHYARYGCAFGLLVSLLSACGGDNKIASNPASNQAAGSPQQPGPAAPAPASTPAVAADQAYADPNQYSTDPDDGLPANSAFDQAAVTHHTMTLNGKTVSYTATAGHLTAIAPNADASKPADKEVSFFYVAYTQDNQPLGKRPVTFFWNGGPGSSTIWLHLGSWGPKTFQVDEASFTPDQLQTQPKSFPMVDNDVSMLDDSDLVFVDAPGTGFSEAIAPHKNSEFWGVDEDTKAFRDFITRYIAVNKRQTSPKYLYGESYGGIRTPIVADLLEQAGSPGQGGPALTGVILNSPILSYKTNCERSSSFSCEGFIPSYGAVAFSKKVATDPLAGTLALPDYVNQVRLFSAQYWVPSLSPYLQNTASGKWKPKDPSSFPQDQQTLFGLLAAKTGLSTANWAASFNMQPQKFESSMITKLGLGNDASHMDRYNGMVTIPQSATYDAQSYNDLAFQNQIKDFLPNFLKYTSKTAYAVEPDDPYWGWDWNHGSDKSNHPTSLPDLTDALTLDPKLKVVVFHGYHDLACPLHQSELDLGGADLAATVPVKAFPGGHMIYLTKDSRHPMKQAIDTFFSSASTVALQD
- a CDS encoding EF-hand domain-containing protein; its protein translation is MKQRFDAAADPSTHLLSLADAKRSGWGYIADHFSAIDRSGSGYVSFDDLKRYLKAKKGAAFANS